The Porphyrobacter sp. HT-58-2 genome segment GGTGAGTTTGCAGTTCTCGATGAGTGTGGCGATCACCGCCCAGTTGTCGCCGCCCTCGTCGGAGCCGGCGAACAGAGCGTTCTTGCGGTTGAGAGCCAGCGGGCGGATGGCGCGCTCGACTGCGTTGTTGTCGAGATCGATGCGACCATCGTCGAGGAAGCGCGTCAGGCCATCCCAGCGTTTGAGGGCGTAGCTGATCGCTTCGCCGAGCTTCGCCTTGGCGCTGACCTGCCGGCCGCGTGCTTCAAGGAACCTGTAGAGGTCGTCGACGATCGGCCGGCTGCGCTGATCACGGACGCGGCGACGCTCGTCAGCAGATAGGCCGCGGATCTCGTCCTCAATGGCGTAGAGGGAAGCAACGTGGCGCAGCACGTCGGCGGCCACCGGCGAGCTCTCGGCAAGCTCGTAGAACTTGCGGCGCACGTGCGCCCAGCAGAACGCGAGGCGGATCTGCTGGTGACGCCGGGCCAGCGCCGCATAGGCACCATAGCCGTCGACCTGCAGGATACCGGCAAAGCCGTGCAGATGCGCTTCGGGTCGCTCGGTCTTGCGATCCGCTGCGTAGACATAGGCGACCATCGGCAGGTCGCTGCCGCCCCAAGGCCGGTCATCGCAGGCATAGGCCCAGATCTGGCCGGTCTTGGTGCGCTTGCGCCCGGGTTCGAGCACGGGCGCGGTGGTCTCGTCGGCGAACAGCCGCTCGGATCGTCGCAATCGCTCGAGGATGTGATCGCGTAAGGGACGCAGATACCAGGCCGCTCTGCCGACCCAGTCTGCAAGGGTGGAGCGGTCAAGCTGGATGCCCTGCCGCGCATAGATCTGCGCTTGCCGGTAGAGAGGCAGGTGATCGGCATACTTGGAGACCAGCACCTGCGCGATCAGTGCTTCGGTGGGGATGCCACCTTCGACGATCCGTGCCGGCGCCGGAGCCTGCACAACCGCGTTCTCGCAGGAGCGGCAACCATAGCGCGGACGCCGCGTGACCAGCACGCGGAAGGTGGTGGGGACGACATCGAGGCGTTCGGCAACATCCTCGCCGATCTGGTGGAGCGCGCCGCCGCAGCACGGACAGGCCTTCTCCTCGACATCGACGATCTGCTCGATCCGCTCAAGATGGGCGGGCAGCGACCCGCGGTTGGTCTTGCGCGGGCGTTCGCTCGGAGCCTTGCTTGCCTTGTTCCTGGCGAGCTCGGCCTGCGAGAGTGCGGCCTCAACTTCCTCGAGCGCCAGCTCGAACTGGTCCGCATCGAGCTGTTCAGACTTGCGGCCAAAACGATGACGCATCAGCGCATTGATGATCGCCTGCAGCCGCTCGTTCTCAGCCCGAAAAACCTTGAGAATATCCAGCTCGTGGGCCTGTTCGAGGACGAGCGCGCGCAGCGCGTCAACGTCATCGGGAAGGTCCGCTTCCATCAGCATGAATAGGTTGAATCAGTCCGCGCGCACCCCGTCAAGCCGCAATCTGGGGCGCGATCGGACGGCGTCCGCCGTGCACGCGGCGCCAGTCCAGACCTTCGAGCAAAGCGCCCAGTTGGGCAGCGGTGAGCCGCATCACGCCCTCCTGGATCCGGGGCCACTTGAACGCACCTTGCTCCAGTCTCTTGGCCATCAGGCACAGGCCCGTTCCATCCCACCAAATGAGCTTGATCCGGTCCGCGCGCTTGGCGCGGAACACATAGATCACGCCGGAATAGGGCTTGCCGCCATACTCTGCTGCCACCAGCGCCACGAGCGAGTCCGCTCCCTTCCGGAAATCCACGGGCCGCGTTGCCACCATCACCTTCGCGCCGGGTGCAGGACCGATCATTGCGATGCCCGGAGGGCGGTGATGACCGCGGTGATCGTATCCGCATCAGCGGCGCTGCCGATCCTGACAAGCGCGCCGCCGATCTCCAACTCGATCGCGCTGGCTCTGGAGCTTCTGCGTTGCGATGCCCGCTTGCTCGCTACAGTCGGCGGCGATGGCTCTTGCTCCTCGACTACCGCTGGCACGAACATCGGAGCCTCGCGAGGCCGGACTGGTAACGCGATACCGCGCTCCTCCATCTCCTTGCGCAGCAGGCGGCGCCAAGTGAAGAGCTGGGATACCGACATGCCATGGCGGCGCGCCACCGCGCTCACACTCTCCGTGCCCGAATAGCTCTCCGCGACGATCGAGGCCTTCACCTCAGGCGGCCAGTCCCGGCGCTTGCCGACACCGGTGAAAACCTCGAAGCGCCGCACACTGCTGATACCAGCATCATCACATGACATCGTCATAGCACCAGCGCCCTCTACAATCAGGGCGCGGACACTCGGCGCTCCGCGTCACCCGTGCAAGGTGGGCTCAGGACATCGCTTACGCCATGCCTGAGCTAATTCTCGCCGAACGTCGGGATCGGGGTGAACAGACAAGAGCGCAAACAGCTCTGCGGTATCGGCATTTTCGAACTCCATGATTTGACGTGCTAAGGGTGCGGCGAACTCTTCGTCCGCTAGGCACCATTCGATAAGAAGATCGGTCGTCGCCCAAGCTCTAAAGGGCTCGGAGTGCACCAGTGTACGGCGGACCGCCATCTTTCCAGCATTGGCCAAAGCTTCGAGAGCTGCCGAAGGAAGGTCTGACCTAGATGCGAGGGCGCATTGCACTTGCGTTGAGTTGTGTGCAGCCAATGCAACAAGAAGTTCTGGCGCAGTCCCTTCGGGAATTGATGAGCAAACTGCTGACAAGAACTCGGCATCATTTCCAACGATAAATGATTCGGAATCAAAAGAGATTGAGATTGTGGTAGTCATGTTATTCTCCAATATTGATAAATGTTGATGTGTGGATTTGCATCCACAATCTCAACTTAGATGAATTGGAGAATGAATCAGGGACATTGGATGATTCTTAGATTTGTCCGAGATATTTTTCGGAATGTCCGCATAAATAAGGGATAAAGATATCAAATATATAGGTTTCATTATCCCATGCCACACATCCAACCCGCCAGAATCCAGACGGCGATCCGCCAGTGGGTAAGCCTTAAGCAATGGCAGCACCCATTCGCTGTGACGTTGACGCTTAAGCAGGTTAGGTGGATTGATGGCGGCGTAGTGGTCACATTGTCGCCTGAAATTGCCTCAAGGAACGTTCGTCATTTCCTGAACGTGCTCAACAAGCAGGTTTATGGCTCCGCAGCACAAAGGCATGGGAAGCGACTTAGGTCGCTTGTTACCTTCGAGGGATCAGGTGCCAAGCGGCTTCATTGCCATTTAATGATCGACTGTCCTCGAACCGATCTCGTCGAGACATTTCCCGCCTTGGTGGCCCGTGCGTGGTCTGCTGCTGACTGGTCTGATTGCCAGATTGATGTTCAGCCCTGCGACGATGGATGGCTGACATACATGACGAAGTTCAGGGACAAGCCTGACTTTGCTTCTGCCTTCGATTGGGACCTCTGCCACAACCCGAACTGACATTCGGTGCTGTGGTGCGGTCGCTGGGTATAGACCCCTTCACGCAATCCCAATCCTACATCCCAATCCAC includes the following:
- the tnpB gene encoding IS66 family insertion sequence element accessory protein TnpB (TnpB, as the term is used for proteins encoded by IS66 family insertion elements, is considered an accessory protein, since TnpC, encoded by a neighboring gene, is a DDE family transposase.); protein product: MIGPAPGAKVMVATRPVDFRKGADSLVALVAAEYGGKPYSGVIYVFRAKRADRIKLIWWDGTGLCLMAKRLEQGAFKWPRIQEGVMRLTAAQLGALLEGLDWRRVHGGRRPIAPQIAA
- the tnpA gene encoding IS66-like element accessory protein TnpA is translated as MTMSCDDAGISSVRRFEVFTGVGKRRDWPPEVKASIVAESYSGTESVSAVARRHGMSVSQLFTWRRLLRKEMEERGIALPVRPREAPMFVPAVVEEQEPSPPTVASKRASQRRSSRASAIELEIGGALVRIGSAADADTITAVITALRASQ